DNA sequence from the Alkaliphilus metalliredigens QYMF genome:
GCCATGTTTAACCTTGATTAGCATGATCTTGCTGGTTTTCTTACTAGTCAACATAAACTGACACCAAAATTCTCCCTTGTTCATTATCATTGACATCCACATCTAGCAACTTTCCATCGGAAAGCCCTTGATCAATTAATTCAACCAATTCATCAAAGTCAATTTTAGAAATATCAATTCCTTCTTTTTCCATTTCAATTCTTGCTTCCTTGGGAATCATACCCATACCCATGTTAACAAATTTAGATACTACCTTAAGAAGGCTTAATGGAATATTTGCTTCTACCTTTGGAACCCCTGATTCTTCACCGGATACCCTTACTCTTAAAAATCGTTGTTTATTGGCATTAGGTAGCCGATCCAATGTCCAGTTCTTTTCTTTTTTGTCTACTTCTTGTAGCGCATTAAGTAGTTCTAACCCTTCTGCTGAAGATACCTTCCCTTCTTGAATCATTTCAAGAATTTTTAACTTTTCATTTTGCATTCCAATCCCATCCTTTCATTTTTCAACTATTTACTTAGATTTCTCAGCTGCTGTGTCGCTTCTTGTGAAGTTATTTCTCCCTTTTCCAATGCATTTAATATCGACTGTTTTTTGTGAGCCATCTCCGCTGCACTTGTTCCTTCATCAACCTGACTTTGTATTTTATCTGTACTGTATCCTAATGCTTGTATGACGCCTTCAAGTCTATTTCTAACTGTCGGATAAGAGATTCCCAACTCCTTTTCTACATCTTTAATACTACCTCTGCATTTAATAAAAATTTCGATAAATTCAAGCTGCTCCTGAGGAATCTTACAAAACTTGCATCCGGTAAATTCTCCTTCAATGTTTGTCTTACACCTAGAGCAGGTCATTTTGGTTATATTCAATTCATCATGACAAATCGGACATTGGCTTAGTGCCTTGTATTTCACCACTATCACCTCTCTTTTGTTTTGGATTATTCTTTCTTTAGTTTTAATATACTTCTATAAATTAACTTTGTCAATATATAAATTAACTTTATTAATTATTATATTGATAATATTAATGTATATATTAATATTATCAATATAATAACCTTTTAACACTTTCTCAAAATAAATTTAAGAGCAGGGGTCTCTCCCTGCTCCTTCTTAAGTAACCAATAGATTTTTATGATTTAATAGCAAATAACTGACATCCACATTTGGAGCATATTCTTTCAATAAGAAAAATACCCTTCATTTTATTACTAGTAAGCAAAAAACTTGCTCTCAAACCTATGTCTTTACCGTTCCACAAGTAAGCACGCCCATATGGATTTTTTTCGCACGATTACTTTTTTTTGATATTTCTCGAATGTGTTTAACATTATCCCATTTTCTAAAAAGTTTTCTCGCATCTTCCTCCCATGTAAAATATTCAACTTCCGAACTTTGATAATTATTATCTATGGATTTTATTCCCTTCTCATTTAATCTACCGAATTGTATTTCAAGTTCCGTATTGGTATAATCAACGCCTTGATTTCGAGAGCAACATGGAAAATAACATAAAGTAGCTTTTGCAATAAAAGGGTGTTTATCCTTACTTATTGGTACGGGAATATTATAATTGTAAGTATCGTACTTTTCTGAAATACCTGATAAAACAAATTGTATCTCATCCTCTGGACAACGAACAATGTCATCTATTTTCCTTGGCACAATACCGTGCCCAATAAGAGAAGAGTCGAATTCTTGTTTACTCCAACCAGTTGCTGAATTTATTATTAGAGCTTTTGCCACTTCTCTACTTAAACCTAAAATATCAATTAAATATGACATTTTCCTTGCTATCCACGGTGCTGCAAAAGAAGTTCCTATTACAAATGCTTCACCTGTTGGAGTACAAACTCTCATAGGTTTTGTCTCATCACCACCGTAATAACTGATGTCAGGTTTTGTAAAAAATGATAGCACAGGCCCTCTCCGAGTATAAGAAGCTGGTCGATTATCAAAATCAACAGAGTTAACAACTAATGAATTTATAGAGTCAGCTGGAGTGCCTATAGCCATAGATTGCTTTTGTGTCCAAGTTTTATTAGTTCCTGCAATAACAAATGTTACATCATTTTCATATTGAATTTTATCTAATATTGCTGCTTCCGGTGAAATAAAGTTTGGATTTATTTCAAGTTTTGATCCAAGAGATAAATTCCAAACTTTTATATCTTTGTTTAATGATATTATTTCATTTATATTTCTTAGAATTGTAAATGAACTAAACTGATTTCCGGAAGCGACTCCAAAATGCCTTACGCGAAATCTACCACACTCATCATCCATAAGAGGATTAGATGCC
Encoded proteins:
- a CDS encoding SHOCT-like domain-containing protein: MQNEKLKILEMIQEGKVSSAEGLELLNALQEVDKKEKNWTLDRLPNANKQRFLRVRVSGEESGVPKVEANIPLSLLKVVSKFVNMGMGMIPKEARIEMEKEGIDISKIDFDELVELIDQGLSDGKLLDVDVNDNEQGRILVSVYVD
- a CDS encoding DUF2089 domain-containing protein, whose protein sequence is MKYKALSQCPICHDELNITKMTCSRCKTNIEGEFTGCKFCKIPQEQLEFIEIFIKCRGSIKDVEKELGISYPTVRNRLEGVIQALGYSTDKIQSQVDEGTSAAEMAHKKQSILNALEKGEITSQEATQQLRNLSK
- a CDS encoding S8 family peptidase, producing MITIYKTDVKATKLMEKLGINLQFTRVMDDTTILLRPDELTLLKQKAPYLISMAVSDITKLTKVDFNFCDNAVITIPSPKNEPIIGVIDTLFDENVYFSDWVEFKNMLSEDIPLSPSDYKHGTAVSSIIVDGPASNPLMDDECGRFRVRHFGVASGNQFSSFTILRNINEIISLNKDIKVWNLSLGSKLEINPNFISPEAAILDKIQYENDVTFVIAGTNKTWTQKQSMAIGTPADSINSLVVNSVDFDNRPASYTRRGPVLSFFTKPDISYYGGDETKPMRVCTPTGEAFVIGTSFAAPWIARKMSYLIDILGLSREVAKALIINSATGWSKQEFDSSLIGHGIVPRKIDDIVRCPEDEIQFVLSGISEKYDTYNYNIPVPISKDKHPFIAKATLCYFPCCSRNQGVDYTNTELEIQFGRLNEKGIKSIDNNYQSSEVEYFTWEEDARKLFRKWDNVKHIREISKKSNRAKKIHMGVLTCGTVKT